Within the Rosa rugosa chromosome 2, drRosRugo1.1, whole genome shotgun sequence genome, the region ATTGTAGGTGAACCCTTGATCCTTGGCGTAGAACGATCCCTTACTTTCACTACTACAACTTGACAACAAAAAGGGTTTTAAATTGCATGCTATTTTTAGCATAGCAGTTGCGCAATATTGTTTTGATATATTTGATAGCTGAAAATGCTCTCTTTGTAGTTGTTGTAGAAACAGGCAAAGTCAAAACAAGACGAATCAACTGATCAATCATTTGATATCTCTGTGAtctttttatttcaaaaaatcatTGCCATAACTCAGAAAGAGTAGTCACATTCTTTAGCACATCATGATGAGGTACATCAGACTCATAAATGATCAGCTCACTTCTCAAAATATGCAACTCTTGTCTTGTAAAATCTTGAGGATAAAATTTTTCTGCAAGTGTGCAAATATTATCAATTTTAAATGCCTTAAAACCATCTGCAGGGTCCAAATATGATCTAAGAATAAGAACTTCCTTTGCTCTTTCACTGAACTTGTCATTTAACTCCACCAACTCAAAATCTATTGCAGCATAGAATATGTCAACACGATAATGATGCTCAGTTATTATGCTTCTTTGCTGATAATAACGGCGACGTATACTCACACTGTATTGACCATCCATAGCAGGTATATGAATATCATTTTGCTTGCAAAAAGACTCCACTTTTTCAAGAAAATCTTTCCAACCATCTTCTTTTAATTGCTGAAGAGAATTCACGGTAACTTCCACTAGATTCATAGCATTCAAGAAAGCAAGCTTTTTATATATGTGACTATGCCTCTTAAAGcagaatagaaaataaaataaaatcaaatacttcaagaaaaaaatatatatatatttgaccaaaaaaagaaaaaagataacaTATGGACTAAATTTAATAACATATGGGGTTATTATGGGCTAAGTATATATAGAaagtttttaatatttaatttttaaactaaaattaagctACAAAGTAatgttttttcaaaatttagagTGGGCTATAGCCCACCAAAGCCCGTGTGTAGCTATGCCTTTGTTTGCAGCTTACCATAACCATCCCAGGGTGATCTTGCCCTCAAGCTTGGCCCAAATTTCTTAATTACATCACCCAACTCATTTCTCTCCCGTACTGGCATTCATCTATTTCATGTCCCATGATTGTTCATACTTAGCCCAAATTTCTTAATTACATCACCCAACTCATTTCTCTCCCGTATTGGCATTCATCTATTTCATGTCCCATGCTTGTTCATACTTAACCCGAAGAAAAAGTCAAACAATCTCTCATACTTAACATCTACCCATGATTGTTCATCATCTTCTCTTAGAATCCAGAACCCATCTAATAGAGGCTTGCTTACTTCCAGCTCAACTTTTATTCTGGTAAAACTTCGAAAAATCTCATTTGGGTCTTCGAATTCGAGAACCACTCTCCCGATCGAGTGGCCATGCAATTTGGATATGATCAATACATCCCATATTTTGTTACTCGAGTATCATTTAGATAAGCTCTCATTCGTTTCtccttttatctttttcttctattaTTCGACGAATTAGTTTGACTACTTTGAGAAAGTTGGCGCAGTGGAGTTGCATCTGGGTACTTGTTTTGATGTTTCTTCTCGGCTTTGGTGTGATATCCCTCGATGGAGACGCCTTAGAGTCACTCTTATAAGCACCAAAAAGTAAAAAGTCTACTGGCTTTCAAAAAATTGGTGAAGAGAGTGATCTGAAtagatttcattcatatgatatcaattttttttttcctttatttcttGTATTATTTATGGCCACAAAGCAGCTTCCCACCTTGATCTATTGTAGAAATGGTGTATCATGATAAATTCATATTACTATTATTGCCACTAATTTCCTGCACCAACTATCAAGAAACTTTGACCAGCGGTTATCTAGACATTGGAACGAACAAACTATCATAAAACTTTGAGCagtatatattaaattttcaatAATTGGTAAACCAGTTCCAGATAAATCTTTTTTTTGATGGGGTAGTTAGcagttagtaactcacacacccatgcagtggtatcccaacgccaggacacctgcaccgacattgcagcgaaagccaggcaaagccagactaatccactgcaccgcagacgcacgaacccaaatggtccctcaaatctgctggtcacgggatggagctgggatacAAACGCTAGACCTGGGAGTTCCAGACTAGAccgttcgaccaacacaccacaccacgtggttggTTCCAGATAAATCTTAAGTTAATTGTTTTGAATGAAAAACAATATTTAGTTATTTGAAATAATAGTAGACAAAATGGAAAATTCAAAATGAACCTACGATAACATGAAAGATAAGaactaatttcattttacccCCTTGAGGTTTTGGTCCAACATTATGTTAGTCCCTGTGAtttcaatttaatcaaaaaCACACCTATATTCTAAAATTTCATCAACCATGCCCAATTTTAGTTGCTTCATTTAAATTGGACGTTATGCTGACGTGGACGTCACCCTCCCACACTTGGACCCACATGAAGGGCTAAATAATGGTTATAACATTTAGGAAAATTCAAAAATACAAATAAGaccaaaaataagaaaaattagaaTAATAAGCATAAGCGCACAACAGTCTAAGGGTGTGTTTGGTACGGCTGTGCTTTTAAGCAAAACTGGCTTTTGCTTATTTCTaagaataagtggctgaaaagcaaaaCAGCTGAGTGTTTAGTAAACTGACTTTTAAAAAGTGCTGTGATTGTTaaaaggactaatttcagtttacccccctgaggttaggggtcgtcatcatgttagtccctctagtttcaatttaatcatgttagtccctgtactctcaaatttcatcatccgtgtccaatttctactattccgtccaatttggaccgttaagtctgacttttgagggctaaaatggtcatttcaagacaaaaaaaaaactaaaaaaaaaacgatttttttttttgcattttttttctgttttttttttttgcattttttttattttcttgttttttttctttttcttcgcttattattattattttttttttataattttgttttcaacctatacaccacaagttataataggtttataaaaacaaaaaaaaaatactctaggtagttaaaaagccgctcgctggtctacgatatttgtgatatatctccgataaaacgaacaattttaggatatatctgtaaaatataataggtttataaagtgaagaattttaagatatcctcaataaagtgaagaaatatctataaaatatgattaaaaaaaataaatacagatatttcttcactttattggggatatatcctaaaattctttgctttatcggagatgttccacaaatatcgtagaccagcgagcgaagaattttaggatatatccccaataaagtgaagaaatatctgtatttattttttaatcatattttacaaatatttcttcactttattggggatatatcctattattcttcactttataaacctattatatattttacaaatatatcctaaatttttttactttatcggagatatatcacaaatatcgtagaccagcgagcga harbors:
- the LOC133730733 gene encoding uncharacterized protein LOC133730733; this encodes MNLVEVTVNSLQQLKEDGWKDFLEKVESFCKQNDIHIPAMDGQYSVSIRRRYYQQRSIITEHHYRVDIFYAAIDFELVELNDKFSERAKEVLILRSYLDPADGFKAFKIDNICTLAEKFYPQDFTRQELHILRSELIIYESDVPHHDVLKNVTTLSELWQ